The Clupea harengus chromosome 26, Ch_v2.0.2, whole genome shotgun sequence genome has a segment encoding these proteins:
- the LOC116219810 gene encoding uncharacterized protein LOC116219810, translated as MQVWLDRADEFCGGVENERQRFDGTYTSAASRAGAPTPRRRHPDENVRARYRQLHDDVLDNIINQTRNRFKDHEKLSFLSLLDTSLSVAYREQFPDHLLDRLKESHGPMLFDVPRLKAELIVMYAMVEFYEKSPSELLAFLHRGALQDTLCQVYALVCLAVTLPLTATSPASSASSARGKIRACLGTAEALVARPAPPLLLMAVESELLQDLKCRNALHDRVIHAFTQKESRQDFVFK; from the coding sequence ATGCAGGTCTGGCTCGACCGAGCGGACGAGTTCTGCGGCGGCGTCGAGAACGAGAGGCAGCGCTTTGACGGCACTTACACGTCCGCCGCGAGTCGGGCGGGTGCGCCGACACCGCGGAGACGTCACCCTGACGAGAACGTCCGCGCGCGATACCGGCAACTCCACGACGACGTCCTTGACAACATCATCAATCAGACGAGGAATCGCTTCAAGGACCACGAGAagctctccttcctctccctcctcgaCACGTCCTTGTCTGTGGCCTACCGAGAGCAATTCCCCGACCACCTGCTGGACCGCTTGAAGGAGAGTCACGGGCCGATGCTCTTCGACGTCCCGCGGCTGAAGGCTGAGCTCATCGTCATGTACGCCATGGTGGAGTTCTACGAGAAGAGCCCGTCGGAGCTGCTGGCCTTCCTCCACCGGGGGGCGCTGCAGGACACGCTGTGCCAGGTCTACGCGCTGGTGTGTTTGGCGGTCACCCTCCCCCTGACCGCGACCTCGCCCGCCTCGTCGGCCTCCTCGGCGCGGGGCAAAATCCGAGCGTGCTTAGGGACCGCGGAGGCCCTCGTCGCGCGACCGGCCCCCCCGCTGCTTCTCATGGCCGTGGAGTCGGAGTTGCTTCAGGACCTGAAGTGCAGAAACGCCCTGCACGACCGCGTCATCCACGCATTCACACAGAAGGAGAGCAGGCAGGATTTCGTCTTCAAGTGA